One genomic segment of Tripterygium wilfordii isolate XIE 37 chromosome 9, ASM1340144v1, whole genome shotgun sequence includes these proteins:
- the LOC120006710 gene encoding tubulin beta chain-like — translation MREILHIQGGQCGNQIGAKFWEVICDEHGIDQTGKYTGDSHLQLERINVYYNEASGGRYVPRAVLMDLEPGTMDSLRSGPYGQIFRPDNFVFGQSGAGNNWAKGHYTEGAELIDSVLDVVRKEAENCDCLQGFQVCHSLGGGTGSGMGTLLISKIREEYPDRMMLTFSVFPSPKVSDTVVEPYNATLSVHQLVENADECMVLDNEALYDICFRTLKLANPSFGDLNHLISATMSGVTCCLRFPGQLNSDLRKLAVNLIPFPRLHFFMVGFAPLTARGSQQYRSLTVPELTQQMWDAKNMMCAADPRHGRYLTASAMFRGKMSTKEVDEQMINVQNKNSSYFVEWIPNNVKSSVCDIPPKGLKMASTFIGNSTSIQEMFRRVSEQFTAMFRRKAFLHWYTGEGMDEMEFTEAESNMNDLVAEYQQYQDAMADDEYEEEEEEEEEEDIPA, via the exons atgagagagaTCCTCCACATCCAGGGTGGACAATGTGGAAACCAGATCGGTGCCAAATTCTGGGAGGTGATCTGTGACGAGCACGGCATTGACCAAACCGGAAAGTACACTGGAGACTCCCATCTTCAGCTCGAGCGAATCAATGTCTACTACAACGAGGCCAGCGGTGGTCGTTACGTGCCCCGTGCTGTCCTCATGGATCTCGAGCCTGGCACCATGGATTCTCTCAGATCCGGTCCCTATGGCCAGATATTCAGGCCCGACAATTTCGTCTTCGGTCAGTCCGGGGCTGGGAATAACTGGGCCAAGGGTCATTATACCGAAGGGGCGGAGCTTATTGATTCTGTGCTCGATGTCGTCAGGAAGGAGGCTGAGAATTGTGATTGTTTGCAGG GATTTCAAGTTTGTCATTCTTTGGGTGGAGGCACTGGTTCTGGCATGGGAACTCTTCTTATATCGAAGATCAGGGAGGAGTATCCAGATCGCATGATGTTGACATTTTCTGTCTTTCCTTCTCCTAAGGTATCTGACACAGTTGTTGAGCCATACAATGCTACACTTTCTGTGCATCAGCTGGTTGAGAATGCTGATGAATGTATGGTTCTGGACAACGAGGCTCTCTATGACATTTGCTTCCGCACTCTCAAGCTTGCCAACCCCTCGT TTGGTGATCTTAACCACCTCATCTCTGCCACAATGAGTGGCGTCACATGCTGTCTCCGTTTCCCTGGGCAGTTGAACTCTGACCTTAGGAAGCTTGCTGTTAATCTCATCCCATTCCCTCGCCTCCACTTCTTCATGGTTGGGTTTGCACCACTGACAGCAAGGGGTTCACAGCAGTACCGTTCACTCACCGTGCCTGAGCTAACACAGCAGATGTGGGACGCAAAGAACATGATGTGTGCTGCTGACCCTCGTCATGGCCGTTACCTGACTGCCTCAGCCATGTTCCGTGGAAAGATGAGCACTAAAGAGGTTGATGAACAAATGATTAATGTTCAGAATAAGAACTCTTCATACTTTGTTGAATGGATTCCGAACAATGTCAAGTCCAGTGTTTGTGATATCCCACCCAAGGGCTTGAAGATGGCCTCTACTttcattggcaattcaacctCGATTCAGGAGATGTTTAGGCGAGTAAGTGAGCAGTTCACAGCAATGTTTAGGCGCAAGGCTTTCTTGCACTGGTACACTGGTGAGGGTATGGATGAAATGGAGTTTACTGAGGCCGAGAGTAACATGAATGATCTGGTGGCTGAGTACCAGCAATACCAGGATGCCATGGCCGATGATGAGtacgaggaggaggaggaggaggaggaggaagaggacatTCCAGCTTGA
- the LOC120006715 gene encoding putative germin-like protein 2-2, with the protein MAKFLAVMSLLAVACTLAMAFEPSPLQDFCVADTSSSTRVNGFVCMDPKQVEAKHFSLSGFHIAGNTSNLFGSVITPATVAVIPGLNTLGISMVRFDYAPWGLVPPHVHPRATEIITVLEGSVLVGFVTSNPENRLITKTLEKGDVFVFPIGLVHFQRSVGNYNAVSISSLSSQNPGVVTVANSVFGSEPSIDSDVLTKAFQVDKNVVNYLQEKF; encoded by the exons ATGGCTAAGTTCTTGGCAGTAATGAGTCTACTGGCCGTGGCTTGCACGCTGGCCATGGCCTTTGAGCCAAGTCCTCTGCAAGATTTTTGCGTCGCTGATACTTCTAGCTCAA CAAGAGTGAATGGTTTTGTCTGCATGGACCCCAAGCAGGTTGAGGCCAAGCATTTCTCCCTTAGCGGATTTCACATTGCTGGCAATACATCAAATCTATTTGGCTCCGTCATTACACCAGCAACTGTGGCAGTAATACCTGGACTCAACACTCTTGGCATCTCAATGGTTCGATTTGACTACGCACCATGGGGTTTAGTCCCTCCTCACGTACATCCTCGTGCCACCGAGATCATAACAGTCCTTGAAGGAAGTGTCCTGGTTGGCTTTGTAACTTCCAATCCAGAAAACAGGCTCATCACAAAGACCCTCGAGAAGGGTGATGTGTTCGTCTTCCCAATAGGACTCGTTCACTTCCAGCGAAGCGTGGGAAATTATAACGCTGTTTCAATCTCTTCCTTGAGCAGCCAAAACCCGGGTGTAGTCACGGTTGCTAATTCTGTTTTCGGATCAGAACCATCAATAGACAGTGATGTCCTGACCAAGGCTTTCCAGGTGGACAAGAATGTGGTTAATTATCTTCAAGAAAAATTTTAG
- the LOC120005903 gene encoding uncharacterized protein LOC120005903: protein MTYIIPEGQHFPAKVSNFSQPDVVICNIRDKLNDDQLETFSRSCFGMYLRIKSLTFSGQLVHQLLLKQVESSDHSFGTTFNFRLAGKQATFSFEDFALVTGLACTGIPPISSLVDTSTHRLRDAYFKGNNSIKRSKLESTFLGLKPQPDNEDDVVKLALVYFVEFVLLGRERSRNISDVAYLQLVENLDKFNKYPWGSVSYARTSKSLAGAMKGRVQKFLKKTIKPTKTQMEQYSLYGFPLTLQIWSYEAIPLIGRTYTQKDPEILYPRILNWSTSITPDSTELILSVFRRKQLQVHSRLIPTQLEMAQEYCIKASDVLKNVVGKMVGKDKKKPKVVIDEIEEEEEEEEEVQTHRNISPVTEKYVLRDTITSKIDIFDSLLKDHSKKHKDLKVELCLMLQFVEESMGTLLEVVKKQNARNEDDGNGDMNANDGLGTTGKDIAEVVLECPRTVGHKELFVQEEQHLFGQIEHEADNAGKYGDGDATDGQLQNREAVIFVESREVPVENIEEAVMKGDDAVSLGAEDDIISMDIAATTLGTPHKMDMGTEGGGDCHPIQIPSCKKRWGNSLCLK, encoded by the exons GGCATGTATCTTCGtattaagagtctaactttttCCGGGCAGCTTGTCCATCAGTTATTGTTAAAACAGGTTGAATCCTCCGACCATAGTTTTGGCACAACTTTCAACTTCAGGTTGGCTGGAAAGCAAGCAACATTTTCATTTGAAGATTTTGCGCTTGTTACTGGATTAGCATGTACTGGAATTCCACCCATCTCTTCACTTGTTGATACTAGCACACATAGGCTAAGGGATGCTTATTTCAAGGGGAATAATAGCATTAAGAGATCTAAATTAGAGAGTACATTTTTGGGTCTAAAACCTCAGCCTGACAATGAAGATGACGTTGTCAAGTTAGCTCTTGTTTATTTTGTGGAGTTTGTGTTGCTTGGTAGGGAGCGTAGTAGGAACATTTCTGATGTGGCATATCTCCAATTGGTTGAAAACTTGGATAAATTTAACAAGTATCCATGGGGATCTGTCAGTTATGCACGTACCTCCAAGTCACTTGCAGGAGCAATGAAAGGACGTGttcaaaaatttttaaaaaagactaTAAAGCCAACCAAGACTCAGATGGAGCAATACAGTCTCTATGGATTCCCGTTAACTCTACAG aTATGGAGTTATGAAGCTATTCCCCTTATCGGGAGGACATACACACAGAAAGATCCAGAAATTCTGTATCCAAGGATATTGAACTGGAGTACATCAATCACTCCTGACTCAACAGAACTCATCctaagtgtttttagaaggaaGCAG CTTCAAGTACATAGTCGACTTATCCCAACCCAGTTGGAGATGGCACAAGAATATTGCATAAAGGCTTCCGATGTACTAAAAAATGTTGTAGGAAAAATGGTTGGCAAAGATAAAAAAAAGCCAAAGGTTGTTATAGATGAgattgaagaggaagaggaagaggaagaggaagttcaAACACATAGGAATATTTCACCTGTTACAGAg AAATATGTTTTGAGGGATACTATTACAAGCAAGATTGATATATTTGATAGTTTGCTTAAGGATCACTCTAAGAAGCATAAAGATCTGAAGGTGgaattgtgtttgatgttgcaaTTTGTTGAAGAATCCATGGGGACTCTTCTAGAAGTtgttaaaaaacaaaatgcaaGAAATGAGGATGATGGGAATGGGGATATGAATGCCAATGATGGTCTAGGGACTACTGGAAAAGATATTGCAGAGGTTGTTTTGGAGTGTCCAAGGACTGTTGGACATAAAGAGCTATTCGTACAGGAAGAGCAACATCTTTTTGGTCAAATTGAGCATGAGGCTGATAATGCAGGAAAATATGGGGATGGGGATGCCACTGATGGTCAACTGCAAAATAGGGAGGCCGTAATATTTGTTGAGTCCCGGGAAGTTCCTGTGGAAAATATAGAGGAGGCTGTTATGAAGGGTGATGATGCTGTTAGCCTAGGTGCAGAGGACGATATTATTTCAATGGATATAGCTGCCACTACTTTGGGAACACCACACAAGATGGATATGGGCACTGAGGGGGGTGGAGATTGTCACCCCATCCAAATTCCcagttgcaaaaaaaggtggGGTAAttccttatgtctcaaataa
- the LOC120006709 gene encoding serine hydroxymethyltransferase 3, chloroplastic-like, translating to MQAFTGAAMMGSLQQPFQPKNSLFPVKDCGFSGFLHQIKLHPVKPCRCSVVEGSLITGRPPSFASVPVSELGDNGRKFIDYGLGDADPDVHEIIGKEMERQFKSLELIASENFTSRAVMEALGSCLTNKYSEGLPGKRYYGGNEYIDELETLCQERALEAYHLAGKNWGVNVQPLSGSPANFAVYTAILKPHDRIMGLDLPHGGHLSHGFMTPKRRVSATSIYFESMPYRLDESTGLIDYDMLEKTANLFRPKLIIAGASAYPRDFDYPRLRKIADAVGAFLMMDMAHISGLVAASVAADPFEYCDIVTTTTHKSLRGPRGGMIFFRKDPVLGVDLESAINNAVFPGLQGGPHNNTIGAIAVCLKHAQSSEFKSYQKKVVSNCRALANRLTELGYKLVSGGTDNHLILVDLRPLGVDGARVEKILDMASITLNKNSVPGDKSALVPGGIHIGSPAMTTREFTEKEFVATADLIHEGVQITIEAKQLVSGSKLQDFMKFVTSPDCPLANKVSDLRKRVEALTTQFPMPGA from the exons ATGCAGGCTTTTACAGGAGCGGCTATGATGGGTTCGCTGCAACAGCCCTTTCAGCCCAAGAATTCGTTGTTTCCTGTGAAAGATTGCGGTTTTAGTGGCTTTTTGCATCAGATTAAGTTGCATCCGGTGAAGCCTTGTAGATGCTCTGTCGTTGAAGGGAGCTTGATCACTGGAAGGCCtccttcttttgcttctgttcCTGTCTCTGAACTGGGAG ATAACGGGCGCAAGTTCATAGATTATGGCCTTGGTGATGCTGATCCTGATGTACATGAAATAATTGGTAAGGAGATGGAGAGACAGTTCAAAAGCCTTGAGCTTATTGCCTCAGAAAATTTTACGTCTAGAGCAGTGATGGAGGCACTTGGTTCTTGTCTCACAAACAAATATTCTGAAGGTCTACCTGGTAAAAG ATACTATGGTGGAAATGAGTACATCGATGAGCTTGAAACACTATGTCAGGAGAGGGCTTTGGAAGCATATCACCTTGCTGGAAAGAATTGGGGTGTCAATGTTCAACCATTGTCTGGTTCTCCTGCTAATTTTGCAGTTTATACTGCCATTCTTAAACCACATGATCGCATTATG GGTTTGGACTTGCCTCATGGTGGACATTTGTCACATGGCTTTATGACTCCTAAAAGAAGGGTATCTGCCACATCAATATACTTTGAGTCTATGCCTTATCGACTTGATGAATCTACAG GCCTTATTGATTATGATATGCTGGAGAAAACTGCTAATCTCTTTCGGCCTAAACTCATTATTGCTGGTGCTAGTGCTTATCCTCGAGATTTTGATTATCCTCGCCTGAGGAAG ATTGCAGATGCTGTTGGCGCTTTTCTCATGATGGATATGGCACACATAAGTGGACTTGTTGCTGCTTCTGTGGCTGCTGACCCCTTTGAATATTGTGACATTGTGACCACAACAACTCACAAA TCTTTAAGAGGTCCAAGAGGTGGCATGATCTTCTTTAGGAAGGATCCTGTCCTCGGAGTTGATTTAGAATCTGCCATTAACAATGCTGTTTTTCCAGGTTTACAG GGTGGTCCTCATAATAACACCATTGGGGCCATTGCAGTCTGCTTGAAGCATGCACAATCCTCAGAATTTAAATCTTACCAGAAGAAG GTTGTCTCAAATTGTAGGGCTCTTGCAAACCGGTTAACTGAATTGGGATACAAACTGGTATCTGGTGGGACGGACAATCATCTCATACTTGTAGATCTTAGGCCATTA GGTGTTGATGGCGCACGAGTGGAGAAAATTCTTGATATGGCCTCTATAACCCTCAATAAGAACTCCGTACCAG GTGATAAGAGTGCCCTAGTTCCTGGGGGTATTCACATTGGATCACCTGCTATGACTACCAGAGAATTTACAGAAAAAGAATTTGTGGCGACTGCCGATCTCATCCACGAGGGCGTCCAAATTACCATTGAAGCTAAACAATTGGTTTCGGGATCAAAGCTTCAAGATTTCATGAAGTTTGTCACTTCTCCTGATTGTCCTTTGGCGAATAAGGTTTCAGATCTCCGCAAAAGGGTTGAAGCTCTTACAACCCAGTTTCCCATGCCAGGAGCTTGA
- the LOC120006714 gene encoding uncharacterized protein LOC120006714: protein MAFELKRPYRREWLAECHKWMKDPKTQHDKIEWIPCTVDKVWFAEAIQPDKWLRDLHLDIATYHIRRRLAKYPTIFKRKAAVLDTIFFVGTSPPEGVPWGEVDYVYFPANFDEKHWVAVEMILSSRKINVYDSYHDLTSSERFAEIMSPLSIMTPYILRPCGYDIPTTPWEVEKVNPCPQQKSGGGDCGVFTFKFIEALIAEIPITEINQNDMTFYRKKFTAESWGGEFSL, encoded by the exons ATGGCTTTTGAACTCAAAAGGCCATATCGAAGGGAGTGGTTAGCAGAATGTCACAAATGGATGAAGGATCCCAAAACACAACATGACAAAATTGAATGGATTCCTTGTACTGTTGACAAGGTCTGGTTTGCTGAGGCAATTCAACCTGACAAATGGTTGAGAGACCTG CATCTTGACATTGCTACATACCACATACGTCGGAGACTTGCCAAGTACCCTACCATATTTAAAAGGAAAGCGGCAGTGCTTGACACAATTTTCT TTGTCGGTACCAGTCCTCCTGAAGGTGTTCCCTGGGGAGAAGTGGACTATGTGTACTTTCCTGCAAACTTTGATGAGAAGCATTGGGTGGCAGTAGAGATGATATTATCATCACGGAAAATAAATGTCTATGATTCTTACCATGACCTTACAAGTTCTGAAAGGTTTGCAGAGATCATGAGTCCATTGTCTATAATGACCCCATACATATTACGTCCTTGTGGCTATGACATTCCCACGACACCATGGGAAGTTGAGAAGGTCAATCCCTGCCCTCAACAGAAGTCAGGAGG GGGCGATTGTGGTGTTTTTACATTCAAATTCATTGAAGCATTGATAGCAGAAATTCCTATTACTGAGATAAATCAGAATGACATGACGTTTTACAGGAAAAAGTTCACAGCAGAGAGCTGGGGGGGAGAGTTCTCATTGTGA